From the Sebastes umbrosus isolate fSebUmb1 chromosome 23, fSebUmb1.pri, whole genome shotgun sequence genome, the window taaaatgctaaaaaaggACATGAGAGAGAGCTGATTATCTACCACAGCTGTCTCGATAAGCGAGGACAGAAATAGCAGCTTGGCTTTGCTAGCTAAAAATGTTGTTTACACAAAAACACCAGTCATTCACAATGAGAGCTCTTTCTGCTGAAACCAAGACAAACAAgcagcattaaaacaaatagcTCGTATATCACATTTCAGCATATATTAGGACATAGCTGACTAGACTAGACTGTTGTTTATGTTCAGAAAAGGATACAGTTTCACCACGTCGGTATCCATTCGCCTTTTACCCGGACTTGGAGACGACATTTTTCACCTATTTCCACCCGCAGTTTAAGTAAACCAGAAAGCTAGCCTCCCACCGAAACGCTAGACTAGTCCAGCAAAACGGTACTATCCGAAAGTTAACATTTGCGTTCAGCAGCAAATAACGTCTTCACGGTTCAATGTCTCTGTGTCTTCTAATGAGTAGCTGAGCTAACAGTTAGACCTCTCTGCTGTTCACTgtagtgatgtgttggtcgAGAACGAGttggttcaaagagccggctcttttaaagggactgtttgtgagaatcagaattgcttgcgacacctgtggccgttaagtcaccgaaagtcagcatcgggcttgcacttgtgctcgctctacatagacatgaacgagcatcgctcaaaacagtgaggcgacacacgtcagctaaaaccacaatatcactctatatttcacctgcttggcagtaatgttagctgaccagacgaaggtctctccatgaatcggtgctgatcctagtgttggcttttcctgcttccgCCTCCCGAAcaggaacagggaagacaccggcacccggttaGAGACTTtaacatttctcgctgcggagccccgtcacttcacaagacacggaaaacctctgttggtctagAGGAGCTTTCCACAGCTGCTACAGCTGCAGCAGATATTTCtgtacaaacatccactgtacattcactagatattctcagagctacgaagtcttctgcagtgtggagtttgcgtgcatgcacgtgtagaggtggaacGGCTCCTGTCCTAGagccgtctttttttttttctttacttaattcaaggcagaatgataggacgatcttctccgcgcggtctacaggtacagagcaggagggtgaggaggagagaaagagagagaggagtgcggtgtgcaaatagcagacaagatgagtgacagttggACACAAAGcaatatgtaaaattatggtgTTCTGGAAAtgataaggtttagtataattatattgaataattttaGTGATATAATGTGCACACATCCTAATCATAgatcaaaacagctaaagctaaatttggctgaattataaaaaggcagaagtggtaaaacgaagagccgtttgggagccgaaagagccggctcttcttggtgagctgagccaaatgatctggctcactaaaaagagccggagtTCCCATCACTAGTTCACTGCCTCTCAGCATTCTGACAAGCTAGGGATCCCTCCGCGGACTACGTCATACACCTGCGACCATACGTCACCGCAAATGGCCgtctttgtagttttatttagaACACCTTTGGTTTTGTgtcttaaatgtgattttaaagtgACATTTAACTCCAATTATCATTTTCTATTTagggattttaaaaaatgatataaaaaaatcatgatatAGAAGAAACCtaattattaaaggtcccatatcgtgcacattttcaggttcatgtttgtatattgggtttatactagaacatgtttacatgctttaatgtaaaaaaaacaacattatttttctcatactgtctgtctgaatatgcctgtattcatgctctgtctgaaacgctccgttttagcgcatttcaacggaatagCAACAGAATTGctttgctaggaaacagcttgggccCATGTTTatatcctgtcagctgatgtcattcacatatacactgcaacaggaaataaactggggcatatttagtatgtttacatttaaaactgtgaaatggtctaaatattgtagatttgtgacatcacaaatggtcagaaatcctaacagcttgtttcaaacagtttctgaatacggtctgtgtgtatttctccatgtattgagtgttttgatactttcactgtatttatatatcactttaacctgctttatgatataaaagacatgaaaatctcactttttacaatataggacctttaaaacatTCTTCAGGGTTTTGAAGGTTGCCCTCACTGCTGTGGTACTGGCTCTGTCTTTGGTTTTTGCACATCTTCCATGTTCTCCACCACACCCAGGTGCTGGATAACCAGGATAAATAGCTCAAAAATGTCTGTCCACAGCTGACAATCCTTGGATTTAAATCAGCTCATTTAAAtggaatatacagtattacagtatacaAATGAGACCCAATGAAAGAGAATGTTTTCAAGAGCACAACCATGGCTAAAAATATACTAATATTCCAAGGACAGCTGCATACCTGCCTTGATAACAGcaatattttcttcttctcgTGTCCTCACTAATGATCCAGTGACACACCTGCATTTCAATAAAGTAAACATAAATGTCATTTGTATAAACCTGTGAATTCTAAGGAGcatagtgtgtttgtgtaactgTCATCCCTCTAAGCCAAAGAGGTTAAGATGTTTACAGGAAACAAAATAGCTGCCAGTGAGTGAGTGCTGAAAGGCAGAATACAGCAGCAAATGCTAATCCCAAATCACATCTATGTGAAATCACAGAAAAACCTTTCACAAGTCAGTCACTGTGCAAGCTGCAACAATATATAGGTACTAAAATATTTGCAAGAGCCATAtctaaatgtatatattttccttatatttacaatataatcatttcattcatttactaattcatcttttctttaATTGAAATGTCATACGAACAACATGCAAAGTGAAACAAACTTTCAGAAGAGCATTTTATTAAACGCTTTTTAGGAAActacgaagaaaaaaaaagcacatgcaAGATAAGAGAGGACTGCATTTAGCAATAGGATGCACAGGAATCCTGAATCTAATTCAAAGCAGGTTTGAAAATTCATCATGGCACATGGTTGCTACCTGCCCCGCAGTACTCAGGattgacaaaaacatttcactACTCGAAAAAAGGATTGTTCTTTTCAAAAGAGAACTCATATCCATGTTACTTTTCAAGCACAATGGTACACAAAAATGACTTCctcacagttttgtttttactttatctGAGGTTTAAAAACTGACCGCTCCCTCAAATGACTCAACATACATTGAAGGTAAACATTGCCTTTCCAGTGTCAAGAGCCATTTGGCCCTTTCTCACGATAAGGGATTTCCTGTCTCTTGTGTTCTGCAGAAATCCAGACCGTCATGATGTCACGAAGGACTACCGAAGCAGACTTCATGTGAGGTTAATCGTAAAAATGCCTTGTTTGTGGCCAATTTATATGCTGAGATGTGTTCTATTACTTATGTATACACATGATACAAGGCCTATAGAGGCTCCAATGTCTGCACATCCCAGTTTATCAGAATTCAAAGGTTTTAAAACCACACAGGCATCCTTCACATATTTCACTGTTCACAGAGAAGACACTCATTCCTTTGCCTAAAAGACACAATCAACTCCCTTTCCCCCTCCTGAAACACTTTGACTGTAAACACGACTTTAAGGGATGGCATACATCGATATGATATGACACTCCTGTCATCGGTACTATGGACTCTGTACCACAAAAAAAGAGGGCAGGTCAGTTCATCAATTCAGTGTTGCGATGCTGTTTTGGATGGAAACAGTCTACTGAGACGGAGAGGATACCTGCCACTGACGAAATATAGCAAACACCCTTTTAGACTTGTCACGAGGGCcctgggaaaaaaagacagaatagaGAAATGTCAGATATTGTTTAAATTAAAGCTACATAGCTAAGTGGTAATAGTgtcataaaaaacagaaatgattaGCATGAAGTCCATGCATGTATTGTTATGCATCATCTTGCCTGTCCTGGACTGCCTCCTGCTGTGCTGGAGTTCTTCTTCATGGGCATGAGGAGGTCGAGAGCAGCCTTCCAGCCCTGCTGATGAAGCGCCGATCCTCCGTCCAAACGGGGGATCGCCCCTGGATCCACATTCTCCTTTCCCACAGAGATCCAGGGACACCAATCTCTGTGCTGAGCGAGGGGGTCGAATGCGTTCCTGTGCAGGAGTCCATCCTGGAAAAGTAGGTAGAGGGTAAAAAATACTGGAtacaaagtgatttttttttcactcaaaATTGAGATTAGAATTTTGTCTCATGATTcttaggaaaacaatgtttagaTAAAGATACAGCATCTGTGATCTCCTTGTGCCTTTGAGAGCTTGTCACGTAGTATGTTGATAATATTATGTGATGACATTTCAAGTGTTTGCATAAATGTATAGTGTTAACCTGCTGTGCTATGACAAAACTCTGCTTGCAAACTAGGAGCTTTTGACGGTAATCATCGTACTGGAATAAATTCCGCCCCCTGTACCTGTGTACaattcttcttcatcatcattatcCTCATCAGTGTCATTTGCTGATGCTACATATAAAGAAACTAGGAGCACCAACTTCGATGCAACAGATCTCCTTGCTAATGTAAATGTAGCAAAATCTGCCATGCAAGAAGGGATTACATAgagataaataatgaaaacgtgatgaattgtgcagccctatctTGAATACTTTTCTCAAAATATTGCCTTaaaaaggaccaatatgtaatatatgtactgtaataaatcataaaatgatcatgatatgtcatcagagattaaggaacaGCCAAATTTggagccatggaagcaagcaaacaaactgGATCAAGAGAGATAACAGAACAATAGATTCTACCCGACCataaaagcctcggcacatctctctgtggtccgtgtgcagctgggttatcaagtcAGCGAGtatgagacacacagccggtgaagtgattccaactactgctggccagaggctaacaCGGTTTTgtttagaaggtaaccctcaaattgcgaaaacgTGTGCTAACTGCTGTTAGTCACACCGGAGGAGCGGACGGGCTACGGCTCCAATTTGGACTGCCGTttacccattttaaacgctagctgtcagtcCTACATATTGCTTCTTTAATGACCAGGCAGCACTGTATTATAAGTTACGAATGTGAACTTCCGCACATGGAGCCTTGTGccataataaaactacaaaaaaacaagttgtgaaATCAGCGGGTAATGTTAGTTCTTACAGGACCACCGACTGTTGAGAGGCACAGGCGTTTAGGAGATTGATACAGGCTGGCAGTGCCGTCAGCTCCAGAGTTGTCCCCCTGTCCTTTACCACGAGTTGCAGCCCTTTTACCCCGTGGTAAAGGATTCTGCAGCTCTTCACTAGGGCTTGGGGAGTCTCGGCTTCGGGCACGCAAAGACACGGGGGAGGAGGTTCCCTCACTCTGCAACACAAACCAgagaatggtaaaaaaaaaaaaaaaaagcagcccgGTACATTTCACATGGAGTAAAAATATAAGCCAAGCTTATTTAGCTGGTCACTTCATCTGCTTAAAGCATGCCTGATCAGAGCGAGTGGAGTCCTGGCTCCTCAGCTTCATGCGACATGGAGTTGTAGGGGTGGATGAGGCAGAAGCAGGCTGGTCCCCCGGGCCCTCCTGCGTGGCCGCTGAGGCAGGAGCTGCTGCTTGAGGAGAGGGGCCTACAGTGTTTGGTGAGGCGTCTCCGTCGCCTCCCGTTACCTCCATCTGGTGGAAGTTCCACAAGCCCACCTTGCGCATGCAGTACGAGCAGGTGAGGATGGGCAGGTTCATGGCGTGCAGAGTTGGGCTAAGATGGAGAAATTCAAGGCTCAGACATTTTTGATCAGGTGGACGAGTCATTGTATTTTCGTCCATGCAGCTAGTACATCATTTAGGATTCATTTGACGCTGGAAATTTG encodes:
- the zc3hc1 gene encoding nuclear-interacting partner of ALK, yielding MATLGGSRGDRLGNTNQQKSSFASPEKVRELLNAGVSSPDNGANSGQGNLKDLELKSNTQAPCEATNKEAFFSRVETYSCLKWAGKPRTLSPLMCARYGWINVGCDMLKCSSCHVFLCATLQPTLDFAKYGTRIAEISRQLQTQHEKFCPWPDFPCPERFWLVPACEPSALLAAFLERFQSTCLLEQQLPAMKPEQLKSMSLTEDVISVVLQLIEDEQKRKGGSPCSEPLAVQVAACVVSLCGWAASPTLHAMNLPILTCSYCMRKVGLWNFHQMEVTGGDGDASPNTVGPSPQAAAPASAATQEGPGDQPASASSTPTTPCRMKLRSQDSTRSDQSEGTSSPVSLRARSRDSPSPSEELQNPLPRGKRAATRGKGQGDNSGADGTASLYQSPKRLCLSTVGGPDGLLHRNAFDPLAQHRDWCPWISVGKENVDPGAIPRLDGGSALHQQGWKAALDLLMPMKKNSSTAGGSPGQGPRDKSKRVFAIFRQWQVSSPSQ